GCCCCCGCGGCgaaggcgagggcgagggcgacgccGAGACGTTCCTCGCGTGCGCCTGCGGCAGCGAGCTGCGCGTGGTGTCGGCCGCCGACGCCTCCGCCATAGGGGAGCCCATCGACGGCGACTCCGAGGCCGTCACGGGGATCGCTCTCTCCCCCGACTCCCGCCTCCTCTTCGCTGCTGGCCACAGCAAGCTTATTAGGGTCTGGGACCTCGCGTCCCGCACCTGCATCCGCAGCTGGAAGGTACTTTTCTGATCTTCATGTGTTCTGTGGCACTTAACTGTGCTGCCTCCTGTCTGAAATGTTGCATCCTAATGCTAATCGCATCCTAATGCCTACTACAGTATTAAGGAGCTCCTCGCTCCCAATTTCATATCCGTGAAACTAATAAGACAGGTAGCTCAGGCGCAATTTTTTGCGCATGTGGAATCGAGCATAGTGTATCAATTTTATGCGCATGTGAAATTGAGCATACGCTGGCACTCTTGTGTGCATATGAATTCAAATAGGGTGGTGAGTGAATAGATGCCCGATCACCTTCTCAGACATCTCACGAATCAGGAGATACTAACGCGCCATGGAAAATCAGGAAACAGCAGTGGACCAACCTATGCTCTCCACCCGAGATATTCACACAAAACTGGTAGCTTGCTCCAGGAATTCTAAAAGCTGCACCTTCTTATGGAAACACATAATAGTTAGTTCTAGAAAATTTACCTAGCTTGTGTTCTTGGAagtgttaaaaaaatgttgcaaGCATAGGTGCTAGACTCTCAGGGAGCTTCACCTCCTGATACCTGACAATCTGTTAATTGATGCTTTGCATCACAGTGTTATAAGGCATGCATATTAATATGATAAATCTAGCTTTTGCTACATCTTGCATGAATAGCTTTGCATCAATTCCTGTTTCATAGTGGTGACGGCAGTGATAGAATGGAGGATtttcatatatactccctccgtaaagaaatataagagcgtttagatcactaaagtagtaatctaaacgctcttatattcctttacagagggagtaaatgTTAACATCTTCCACAACTATAAAATGTTTCATTTGTGTATATTAGTACTGCCTTCTTTTTGTTCCTCAATATTGACATTCAAGGTATGCTCATTTGTTTTTTGTTATGTCGTACAGGGACATGATGGTCCTGTTATGGCCATGGCATGCCATGCCTCAGGTGGGTTGCTTGCAACTGCTGGAGCAGACAAGAAGGTGTGCGTGTGGGATGTGGATGGTGGATTTTGCACACATTTCTTTAGAGGTCATACAGGTGTTGTGACAACCATAATGTTCCACAAAGATCCAAAGCGCCTTCTGGTGAGTGTGATTTTGGAGATACATTACTTAAGTGATCAATTGATATCGAACTTTTTTGCTGTTGGTGCAAGTAACTCAGTATTAGCCCCACTGAGCTGTTGTTGGTTTtagtgatatactccctccgttctaaatataagtccttttagagattccaatgcggactacatacggagcaaaatgagtgaatctccattctaaaatatgtctatatacatccgtatgtagtccttattgaaatctctaaaaagacttatatttagaaacggagggagtattccttttATTTCTCTATGTATTCGCGGTATTTACAGCCTCATTATTTTCTCGATGTCTAGTTATTTTCAGGAAGTGATGATGGCACAGTGCGCGTTTGGAACCTTGAAAGCAAAAAATGCATTGCTGTGCTTAACGCACATTTTTCAACAGTGACTTCGTTGGCATTATCAGAAGATGGGCTAACATTGCTCAGTGCAGGGAGGGATAAGGTATAGCGGAAGGATTGAAATCTGGCTTAAATTCTGTACTAGCTTATACTTTGATGGTGCATGAGTACCATTGGTTTGTCATTGCTAGACACTGGAAAGGCTGGGGTTTGAAATTGATTGTGACAGTCATAAAATAGGATGATCTTCATGTCCTCATGGGGGGATGGGGCTAGTTACGATCATGCTTTTTATTTGTCTAGACTAGATACTTTTGCATGGCTAGCATTCCGATATTTATCAGTATATAAATTGTAAATTTGCAATGCACATTTCTGTCCTGAGCTACCAACAATTTGAGTGAATGAAACGTCTGTAGGTTGTGAATGTGTGGGATCTTCGGAAGTACGCCTCAAAGAAGACAATACCAGCATATGAAATGATAGAAGGTGTTTCCTTCATTGGACCAGGGAGCGGCATCTTGGCTTGTTTGGGTGTCGAAGCGGCAAAGTTGAAGGAACAAACGGATGGTTATTTTCTTACGGTTGGTGAACGTGGAATCGTACGCATATGGTGCTTGGAAAGGTACATTGATTTTACATATGCAGTTCTTAAATACTTCATTCATGTCCATCTAGAATGCATTTCTCAATTGCTTTTCTGGTCATTCTACAGCGCTGTCTGCGTGTTTGAGCAGCAGTCATCTGATGTAACCATCAACTCAGAAAACGAGGAATCTAGAAGGGGCTTTACAGCTACTACTATGTTGCCAGATGATCAAGGAATTCTATGTGTCACTGCTGATCAACAATTTTTGTTCTATTCTTGTACAAGAACTGATGAAGGAACTTTCCAGTTAAACCTATATAAGCGTCTAATAGGTTATAATGACGAGATTCTTGATTTGAAGTTTGTTGGGGAAGAGGAACAATATCTTGCCGTAGCCACTAACTTGGAGCAGGTGCGTGAATAATTTTATATTACAGTTCTTGTGGATTTAACCAATTTCTCACACCATTTTCTCCATTTGCAGGTCCGTGTTTATGAcgttgcatcaatgtcatgttctTATGTGCTGGCGGGCCACACTGAAATTGTTGTTTGCCTTGATACTTGTGTCTCTGCTTCTGGGAAGACACTTGTTGTAACTGGGAGCAAAGATAATACTGTAAGTGTGATTTCCTGCCTAAAGATACTGCTGAATTAACATACATTTTTTGTGGGTTAACTGTTATTACTCCTTTGTCATTTTTCCATTTTGGATGTAACATTTGGTATCTCACAGGTAAGATTGTGGGATATGGAAAAGAGAAGCTGTATTGGTACTGGTAAAGGCCATCTAGGAGCTATTGGTTGTGTTGCTTTCTCAAAGAAGTCGAAGAACTTTTTTGTTAGTGGCAGCAGGTTAGTTTGAAAATCATAACTGTTCCATTTCAGAGCTGATTGATATTCAATTCCTCAGTGATTAATCGTGACTCTTTTTCTAGACGTATAGTTATCTGACAGTCTTGAGAACTGTTGAGATGCCATGTTTTGGTTGGGTTTTGCATGTCTATGGGCGGGTGGGTGTTCTAAGGAAATTGACTTTGCCTTTTGGTATCGAGTTATTGTATGTAGCAGTGTAGGCATTGAACTGCCCAATTAGTCAACTGGCCAAGGGAATGTATGTAGGCAACTCGAGACCGTCTTGGTGATTCGTCATCGGTTCTAGAGAACCTCACTAGTTTTACTTGTGGATGCAAAACATGTCGAAGTGAACCAATGTTCAAGTCTAAATTCTGGAATGAGTGGAACTATTGAACACTTTCAGTCTTTCTTCACCACAGTTTCTTACAAGAATGATACTTCCCTTGTCCATTTCCCTATATCCGTTATTGCTAATGTTCTTCTAAAATAAGTTTGCCTTATTATTAGTGACCGAACCATCAAGGTTTGGACCTGGGATGATACACTCATTGATGCTGGCGGTGAAGTTCCTCTCAAAGCAAAGGCTGGTGTAGCTGCACATGATAAAGATATTAATTCTCTGTCTGTCTCACCTAATGACGGCCTTGTTTGCAGTGGTTCGGAGGTGAGATTGAGTATATGCTACTTATCTTGAAGGCTCTTTTGACTTGCCTCATTGAACTGTCGGATCTCATTACCATGATTCTGTAGGACCGAACTGCAAGCATATGGAAACTCCCTAACCTAGTGTCCTCTGTTGTCCTTAAAGGGCATAAAAGGGGCATTTGGTCAGTTGAGTTTTCCCCTGTTGAACAATGTGTCATAACATCATCTGGCGACAAAACTGTCAAAATATGGCATGTTGCTGATGGCTCATGCCTGAAGACATTTGAGGGTCATACGTCAAGTGTTTTAAGAGCTTCATTCCTTTCACGTGGAACTCAGTTTGTTTCTTGTGGTAATAAGAAATAAGCacgttttattattattatttgggtGTTGGGTCGTGGTACTGACTCCCTTGTTGTGATGTCCTTACTGTAGGAAGCGATGGTCTAGTGAAGCTATGGACGATAAAAACGAATGAGTGCATTGCTACGTATGACAAGCACGATGGGAAGGTATGCTATCTAGCTCTGCTTTATTTATCATCTGTAATCTGAGCTCGGTAGATCATCCACATTTTATGATATTGTAATAACATAGTTATGTTGAAGCAGCTGAAACACTATGCTGAACTGCTGTTACCGGTTTTTAAGAGAGTTTAATAATGAACCTGACTTGTGTTCAGTCAAACAGAAACTGCCGGTATTCTGTTTCATTAGAGAGCAGTGTGATAATGTGCAGTTTGGCTGTGCGATTCATCAGCCTCGATATTTGCTATCAGTTTTTGTTAATTTGCGACTTGCTTAGCATTATTAATCAGTTCATCTGTGGACAAAATGTATGATTTCATGAGAATTTTCTAATATCCACCTTACTATCTAACATAAACTTTAGAAAGTTAGTTAATTAGTAAATTCTGTACTATTTTTAGGCAATACATGtatttttcgcttgctgtatgcTTAGTAAGGACTCCCCAACTGACTGTCAGTTATTCAACAGGTTTGGGCACTGGCTGTTGGCAAGAAAACTGAAATGCTTGCTACTGGCGGAACCGATTCTGATCTTAACCTTTGGCACGATTGCACGATGGAAGATAAGCAGGAGGATTTCCTTAAGAAGGCAAGTGCAATATTCTACTATACTTCCAGGATAAAAAGCTTTGCATGCGAGATGCTTGTCTTTGTATATTTCTTTGGCAAACAGCACCGAATACATTTTTCTTTCTTCCTGAGTATAACAACACTGGAAACATGATCTTTGGTTCTTATAAATGGACGTAACCTTGAATCCAATAAACACTTGCAGTCAGTGGTTTGGTAATTAGATGTAGTTACCATATTCTTGAGTTTTGATGGATGCCATTTTTCGTACATGTTTACTTCTGCGAGTGCCTATGCCTCCTTGGATCTATGTACAATGCTTATCTGCATTCACCATTGTTTCAGGAGGAGGAAGTTTTAAGAGGCCAGGAATTGGAAAATGCAGTGTCAGATTCAGACTATACAAGAGCAATACAACTCGCATTTGAGCTTAGAAGACCACGCAGGCTTCTTGAGTTATTCTCACAGCTTTGCAGGTACTCATCTTTAAAGGAGGTCACTTTGCTTTTCTTGTATATAAATTTGATATATTGTTGTCTCTGCAGGAAAGCTGATCCAGAGGACCCTATAGAAAAAGCCCTTCTTGGTCTCCCAAAGAAAGGGCTTCGCGTGCTTCTTGAGTATATACGGGAATGGAATACAAAGCCCAAGTTCTGTCATGTTGCGCAGTTTGTGCTTTTTCGGGTGTTGAGGAGCTTGCCTCCCACTGATATCCTGGAGGTACTTACCTTTTTTCTTTTCAAAGAGTTGTATTGAAGAGCATGCTGATAATCTGTGACAAACTGTTACCCTTTTCCTGAGACGTCTCATTTGTTTGTGCAGATAAAAGGCATCAGCGAGCTCCTTGAGGGCCTCATCCCATATTCGCAAAGACACTTCAGCAGAGTCGATAGACTTGTACGCAGCACATTTTTGTTGGACTACACCTTGACTCGGATGTCTGTCGTAGACCCAGACGTAGATGCGGGCACAACCAAAGATGTTACAAACGACTCGTCAATGGACAATGTTGAGATCGCGCCGACGGAGCCTGCACTAGAGACACTGGAAAAGCCGGGCAAGAAGAGAAAATCCAGCAAAACAAGCCAATCAAGCAAGAAAAGTAGCAAGAAGGTGAAGGCTTCTTCTAACGGCGACAGTAAAGCTGTTTCTGTCGAGGTGTAAACAGTTAACACTGACCGGGTCTCTCTTCGCGCCACCGATTTTGTAGCTGCTGTTGTATCTGCCGAATCATATTTGTTTTGCATCGTGACAGACACTGTACAGAATGTATTCTTTGGCGAGTCGAGAAGACATGCTTGCTTCAGGCATGTACGAGCGATCTGTTTCAGTTTTCTGATGGAGTCCACAGCTGAGCTTTTAGTTTCAGAAATTGTTGCAGGCCATCTTATCCGCTGGGTTGGTTCGCCTCCACGGAGGCAGTGCGTGCCCCAGTCATAAAGTCGCTTGCTCCACTTGCAATTGTTGGATCTGCGATCTGGACGCCGTTATGCATGCTTCATAATTCCTGTCCTAGTCACCTTTTGTGGCTGAGTGTGGATTGAGGTGGAAGTGGAGCAATTGTGCCCCACGTTTTGCAAGTTCTGATATAAAATTCCATAGCAGTTGTGTAACGTAAACCTTTGGGGGAAAAGCATCTGTCATCGCCTTTTGGTTCCCCGGTCACGAGTTTAATCGCCGGTAAAACGGTGGTGCTTTCAGTTCGGCAGCAGGAGTTGCTGATGCTGCCAGAATAAGGGTATTGTTGTGCGAATTTCACAGGACTTCGAGAGAAGCTGCTTCTGAGCCTATCAACGTCCGGTGTGATTCAGGAATGTGACGTTTAGATATGCCAGACAACAACCGATGGTCCCTCCTGCTTCATAAACACTCAACGTCGCCAGCTTAACCCCAAAGATAGGTTCTTCCACCGGCAATTCAGCATATGCCATCCGGGGTCTTTCACCGGAAAAAGGAGAGCGCGTTCCATTCGGGATGCTTGGACGTTATGTCAAGCCGACGACGTAGCTTACAAAGATGTGCAACTGTTGAGCCTAGTTTGTCCATGTTACCCTACGTAAAATGAACATAGATCGCACCAAAGGAGATGCGATTTGTGTGGCATACAGGAATCCCCTGCACAACGAACCAAGAAACACCACATGTGACATGCCCACACGAGATATGGGGTCTCAAATCCGAATTTGCTTCCATTAAAAGGAAAATCTGAACTTGAAAACACGAGTTAATTACACGAAACCACTACATTAAGGGATGGGTTTGCAGAAACCACCGGTTCACGAATTTGTGACAAATAGCCCCCCTATACTGGTAATCTCGTTACATAAAATACTTATCGGCAGGTTATGGCGTTTTGATGACGTTTCCGATAGGTGGATCCCGCTTTTGCAGATGTGGAGTAACAGCTGTCCCCGGACAACGTTAGACGGCAACACAGGAGACGAGCCGTTCTtgtcccccttcctttccccttccctcTCCGCGTCTCACCTCAtttcatcttctctctctctctctctctctgctatggcGACGACGAAACCTACCAGAGACCCTGAGCCACCGAAGGAGGTTTGCGGGAGCTCGAACCCTACCCAGCTGGCACAGGCCCGGAGGCCGCAACTGTCGCTATAATACGTGGTGTCATGTGCTCTACCTCAGACGGTCAAGGCGACTCCTACAGGGAGCCACCACTTGGCCTTGGCATTCGGCTGCTGCGAGTGTTTGTATTTGAAAACCTAGTCCTATCCGCGTGCCTGATGTCGATTTGCATTCTAGGGTTAGGGTTCAACCAAATTGGGGGAAATTTATGGATTTTTTTGAATTACCTGGTAGTACACACCTTGTAAAGTATATGAACCTTCGAAGTATTTATCCCATCTGAAAAACATCacctcatatactccctccgttcgaaaatacttgtcatcgaaatggataaaaagggatgtatctagaagtaaaatacgtctagatacatctccatttatccattttaatgacaagtatttccggacggagggagtatcaaataAATAAATGAGTTATTACAATCGTTCATTACAAACTTCACCACACAGGGTGGAACATTATTAACAAGGACACCATCTGATCTATTATCAAAGCTAAACTTTGCAATTTGATGAGTCACCACGTTGGCCAATCGATTAATATTGGAAACTTTAAAATTATTTATAAGCTTTGGTATACTCATCACTTCTTCAAGTCGACCAGAGAGGACCTGTCGAATTTTCCATTTGCAAGAGCTGCAGCCACAAAAACGCAACCAATCTCTAAAATAATGGGATTGTGGGGAGTGATACCTATACAAAGGCATGCAAGGCAAACCAGAAATTCCGCTTCCTCCACACTTTTACAATGTCCAATAAAATCCCACGAGGAGATGATGACCTTACCATACGCGTCCCTGAGCATCATCCCAACACTTGCAGCGCTAATGCTCTCCACGAAGTTTGCATCGACATTGACCGTGATGTAATCAGAAGGTAGGGGTTGCCAGTTCACCCGAGTCTTCAAATGAGCAGGATCATTTCTTAATTCCTACAACGCTACTTTACCTTTACTATTCAAATCCATCACAAGACAGGAGTGACATGATACAAATGACGACCAGTAATTAGATACAAAGCTAGCGGAGGCTGAAATGGATTCCTTTCCTTTACAAAAAACCAAATCATTCCTCAAATGTGACGCGTGccaaaaaatgaaactaatttgTTCGTACAACGTTGAGCTCAACTGGTCCAAAAGAATTATCCCAGTTTTCCCGCTTCTCATTCACCATGAAACAACATCACACATTTTTACTTCAAACTGATTTGTACAATATTCATATCACACTTCAGATCTCATAAAGTGTATGTAACATATTGAATATGATGTACATCAGATATGTTGTGTGGGCCTGTGAACAACACCAAAAATATGACAAATAGGTTCAACCATTTCCCATTCATGATTTAATAAAATAAACTAGTAATTTTAATATTCTTATTTAAAGGCCTCAAATCAAAAGACATTGATGAATTAAGCATTGGATAAGTAGAGGTCCATTTTTGTAGAACATCAATTGATTGTTGGTTTTACAAACTAGTCATACCTACACATGCATTGACTGTATTGTATAGCTTATTTATTATAAAATTATGAGAAATGTATAAATTGTTATAAAACAAAAACTTGTTGAATTTTACATGAGTATGTGTTAAACCAAATGCGTTTTGCGACATAGTACTCCATCCGtgttagcttgcaaaaacatcttatattgtggAACAGAGTGAGTATATGATAAGAGAGATGAGAAAAATATTTAAaacaaggaaatgtctccatgttttcatcATTTTTGGTACAAGCATTTTAGAGACTTTATTCCTAATTAAAATTTAAGATATGAGAGCATGCGTTTATTTAGTGATTAAAAATGGAGCATTATGAAATTGCTTGACTGGCAAACATATACTTCCCGCCTAGTTGGCATAAAATGATTTCTGCTCTTTGATGTTACTTATTCGTAAAAGGTTGTAACGAATTTATATCTTACCTAGAGACAACTTAGTAGAGAATCTTACATGATTGGGGTTGTCTAGACTATGTACAGATATTGTGCCCATTGGAAGCTGTATGGAGGAGAGTGAGAAAATGTGATGTGGCAATAAATATCTTCGTTTCACATCTATGCTAAATATGGGTGTTGTTTTTATTTCTATTCTCTAGTTGACAGACTGAATTTGATTTAAAACATCTTCAAACTGTAGATATTTTTTTGACTcgctgtttttttttcaaaaacaaaagaAAGACAATTTATTAGGGTTGTTATCATACGCCGTTCTTTGACCATGTGCCTTCATCGTGTTTGTTTATCTATTTTTGACTGGGTTTTGCTTTATTTGTAAAATGAACACAAATCAC
This region of Triticum aestivum cultivar Chinese Spring chromosome 2D, IWGSC CS RefSeq v2.1, whole genome shotgun sequence genomic DNA includes:
- the LOC123054499 gene encoding transducin beta-like protein 3: MALSQGPKKNYRCDRSLQQFYTGGPFAVGRGPRGEGEGEGDAETFLACACGSELRVVSAADASAIGEPIDGDSEAVTGIALSPDSRLLFAAGHSKLIRVWDLASRTCIRSWKGHDGPVMAMACHASGGLLATAGADKKVCVWDVDGGFCTHFFRGHTGVVTTIMFHKDPKRLLLFSGSDDGTVRVWNLESKKCIAVLNAHFSTVTSLALSEDGLTLLSAGRDKVVNVWDLRKYASKKTIPAYEMIEGVSFIGPGSGILACLGVEAAKLKEQTDGYFLTVGERGIVRIWCLESAVCVFEQQSSDVTINSENEESRRGFTATTMLPDDQGILCVTADQQFLFYSCTRTDEGTFQLNLYKRLIGYNDEILDLKFVGEEEQYLAVATNLEQVRVYDVASMSCSYVLAGHTEIVVCLDTCVSASGKTLVVTGSKDNTVRLWDMEKRSCIGTGKGHLGAIGCVAFSKKSKNFFVSGSSDRTIKVWTWDDTLIDAGGEVPLKAKAGVAAHDKDINSLSVSPNDGLVCSGSEDRTASIWKLPNLVSSVVLKGHKRGIWSVEFSPVEQCVITSSGDKTVKIWHVADGSCLKTFEGHTSSVLRASFLSRGTQFVSCGSDGLVKLWTIKTNECIATYDKHDGKVWALAVGKKTEMLATGGTDSDLNLWHDCTMEDKQEDFLKKEEEVLRGQELENAVSDSDYTRAIQLAFELRRPRRLLELFSQLCRKADPEDPIEKALLGLPKKGLRVLLEYIREWNTKPKFCHVAQFVLFRVLRSLPPTDILEIKGISELLEGLIPYSQRHFSRVDRLVRSTFLLDYTLTRMSVVDPDVDAGTTKDVTNDSSMDNVEIAPTEPALETLEKPGKKRKSSKTSQSSKKSSKKVKASSNGDSKAVSVEV